From one Nymphalis io chromosome 19, ilAglIoxx1.1, whole genome shotgun sequence genomic stretch:
- the LOC126775776 gene encoding uncharacterized protein LOC126775776, giving the protein MRLISILVCTMTIYKCVVPRKWFDSSKDELAYVDNPVESEFPGHWLPVSLIKRIMEMRVRTTPEKYNFNNKPLFKQNDVTRQPLYLKKTVTPRERLIMTSIKISAKPSSVKLYLLSSKLAYKDVNVQSTNYKMDVSSTIQDGKVEVTNLSTRDTTTVMAKVISTSTNTEIATNSKTLTSTVTTTAKIPLTASTVVQSTESVMRNIATTNQISPKILTTTKQLTTAEITTDSTTEMVSSTSENSANEKEMQTNKTETPMNTTTTTTTTTTKLTTVAPQPLTTTISTTPTTTTETGNPFY; this is encoded by the exons a tgcGTCTAATATCGATATTAGTGTGTACCATGACTATTTATAAATGTGTAGTCCCAAGAAAGTGGTTTGATTCAAGCAAAGATGAATTGGCTTATGTGGATAATCCCGTCGAATCAGAGTTTCCAGGACATTGGCTGCCTGTTAGCTTAATCAAACGTATTATGGAAATGCGTGTTCGAACAACgcctgaaaaatataattttaataataaacctttatttaaacaaaatgatgTAACTAGACAAcctctttatttgaaaaaaacagTAACACCTAGAGAAAGACTGATTATGACAAGCATTAAAATATCAGCCAAACCAAGTTCAGTAAAATTGTATCTGCTTTCTTCTAAATTGGCATACAAAGATGTAAATGTACAGTCaactaattataaaatggaTGTGAGTAGTACTATACAAGACGGCAAAGTGGAAGTAACAAATTTATCTACAAGGGACACTACCACAGTTATGGCTAAAGTGATTTCTACGTCCACTAATACAGAAATTGCGACGAATTCAAAAACGCTTACCTCAACAGTGACTACGACTGCAAAAATACCATTGACAGCGTCCACCGTTGTTCAATCGACAGAATCAGTAATGAGGAACATTGCTACTACAAATCAAATATCACCGAAAATACTGACAACTACAAAACAGTTAACAACTGCAGAAATAACAACAGATAGTACAACAGAAATGGTATCGAGTACATCAGAAAATTCGGCGAATGAAAAAGAAatgcaaacaaataaaacagaaaCGCCAATGAATacgacaacaacaacaacaacaacaacaacaaaattaaCAACTGTAGCCCCTCAACCACTGACAACTACAATATCAACAACGCCTACAACTACAACAGAAACAGGGAATCCATTTTATTGA